A region of Polyodon spathula isolate WHYD16114869_AA chromosome 4, ASM1765450v1, whole genome shotgun sequence DNA encodes the following proteins:
- the zc2hc1a gene encoding zinc finger C2HC domain-containing protein 1A isoform X4, with translation MRSADIELWGCVKANPVATAAAAAAAEEAEKRKMEEYEAFETSSDVDLLPCKICGRTFFLAALKKHLPICQKAAAKKRKVFDSSRQRAEGTDIPVIKPLKPKLPNSRSAKSDKPEPPKKQSNWRRKHEDFIATIRAAKGLTQVMKEGGPLPPPPPPSYDPDYVQCPFCERRFSESAADRHIQFCKEKAARIPNKGKISADPKGKPSARPQLKPPAPKKTNAPASLISPSSRLPQLSSAGKPTGGLSSNRNTTPVAGSIKGNASSFSPSRMNSAGSQQTGIGMKSRAPTSPASLKSVTSGVPGNRRKTYNADSYSSRF, from the exons ATGAGATCGGCGGATATTGAGTTGTGGGGATGTGTCAAAGCTAACCCTGttgctacagcagcagcagcagcagcagcagaagaagcagaaaagaGAAAAATGGAGGAGTACGaag cTTTTGAAACCTCATCTGATGTGGATCTGTTGCCTTGCAAAATCTGTGGCAGGACTTTTTTCTTAGCAGCACTA aaaaaacaTTTGCCCATTTGCCAAAAAGCTGCTGCTAAGAAAAGGAAGGTGTTTGACTCCAGCAGGCAGAGAGCAGAGGGAACAGATATTCCTGTGATAAAACCACTAAAACCAAAG TTACCCAACTCCCGCTCTGCTAAATCTGATAAA CCAGAACCACCCAAGAAACAATCAAACTGGCGAAGAAAGCATGAGGATTTTATTGCAACTATCCGTGCAGCCAAAGGGCTCACTCAGGTGATGAAAGAGGGGGGGCCACTCCCACCTCCTCCGCCACCATCATATGACCCAG ATTATGTCCAGTGTCCGTTTTGTGAGAGGAGGTTTAGTGAAAGTGCTGCTGATAGGCATATTCAATTCTGTAAAGAAAAGGCTGCACGTATTCCTAACAAAGGCAAGATTTCTGCTGATCCGAAAGGAAAACCGTCTGCAAGACCACAG CTTAAACCTCCAGCTCCAAAGAAGACAAACGCTCCAGCCTCATTGATATCTCCCTCTTCCCGTTTACCACAGCTGTCTTCTGCTGGTAAACCCACTGGAG GTCTATCCTCAAACAGAAACACTACTCCTGTAGCTGGATCAATTAAGGGCAATGCTTCCAGTTTCTCTCCATCTCGTATGAATTCAGCAGGCAGCCAACAGACTGG TATTGGTATGAAGTCTAGAGCGCCTACTTCACCAGCATCTCTGAAGAGTGTAACCTCTGGCGTTCCTGGAAACAGAAGGAAAACCTATAATGCTGACAGCTATAGTTCCAG
- the zc2hc1a gene encoding zinc finger C2HC domain-containing protein 1A isoform X2: protein MRSADIELWGCVKANPVATAAAAAAAEEAEKRKMEEYEAFETSSDVDLLPCKICGRTFFLAALKKHLPICQKAAAKKRKVFDSSRQRAEGTDIPVIKPLKPKPEPPKKQSNWRRKHEDFIATIRAAKGLTQVMKEGGPLPPPPPPSYDPDYVQCPFCERRFSESAADRHIQFCKEKAARIPNKGKISADPKGKPSARPQLKPPAPKKTNAPASLISPSSRLPQLSSAGKPTGGLSSNRNTTPVAGSIKGNASSFSPSRMNSAGSQQTGIGMKSRAPTSPASLKSVTSGVPGNRRKTYNADSYSSRNDAKSGCDVSDYSVAMSCGENKSNGRNSSGQLSKFCHECGTKYPVEWAKFCCECGVKRMCI from the exons ATGAGATCGGCGGATATTGAGTTGTGGGGATGTGTCAAAGCTAACCCTGttgctacagcagcagcagcagcagcagcagaagaagcagaaaagaGAAAAATGGAGGAGTACGaag cTTTTGAAACCTCATCTGATGTGGATCTGTTGCCTTGCAAAATCTGTGGCAGGACTTTTTTCTTAGCAGCACTA aaaaaacaTTTGCCCATTTGCCAAAAAGCTGCTGCTAAGAAAAGGAAGGTGTTTGACTCCAGCAGGCAGAGAGCAGAGGGAACAGATATTCCTGTGATAAAACCACTAAAACCAAAG CCAGAACCACCCAAGAAACAATCAAACTGGCGAAGAAAGCATGAGGATTTTATTGCAACTATCCGTGCAGCCAAAGGGCTCACTCAGGTGATGAAAGAGGGGGGGCCACTCCCACCTCCTCCGCCACCATCATATGACCCAG ATTATGTCCAGTGTCCGTTTTGTGAGAGGAGGTTTAGTGAAAGTGCTGCTGATAGGCATATTCAATTCTGTAAAGAAAAGGCTGCACGTATTCCTAACAAAGGCAAGATTTCTGCTGATCCGAAAGGAAAACCGTCTGCAAGACCACAG CTTAAACCTCCAGCTCCAAAGAAGACAAACGCTCCAGCCTCATTGATATCTCCCTCTTCCCGTTTACCACAGCTGTCTTCTGCTGGTAAACCCACTGGAG GTCTATCCTCAAACAGAAACACTACTCCTGTAGCTGGATCAATTAAGGGCAATGCTTCCAGTTTCTCTCCATCTCGTATGAATTCAGCAGGCAGCCAACAGACTGG TATTGGTATGAAGTCTAGAGCGCCTACTTCACCAGCATCTCTGAAGAGTGTAACCTCTGGCGTTCCTGGAAACAGAAGGAAAACCTATAATGCTGACAGCTATAGTTCCAG GAATGATGCCAAAAGTGGATGTGATGTATCAGATTATTCAGTTGCAATGAGCtgtggagaaaacaaaagcaatggCAGAAATTCCTCTGGGCAGCTCTCCAAATTCTGTCATGAATGTGGGACCAAGTACCCAGTAGAATGGGCAAAGTTTTGCTGTGAGTGTGGAGTGAAGAGAATGTGTATTTAA
- the zc2hc1a gene encoding zinc finger C2HC domain-containing protein 1A isoform X1, giving the protein MRSADIELWGCVKANPVATAAAAAAAEEAEKRKMEEYEAFETSSDVDLLPCKICGRTFFLAALKKHLPICQKAAAKKRKVFDSSRQRAEGTDIPVIKPLKPKLPNSRSAKSDKPEPPKKQSNWRRKHEDFIATIRAAKGLTQVMKEGGPLPPPPPPSYDPDYVQCPFCERRFSESAADRHIQFCKEKAARIPNKGKISADPKGKPSARPQLKPPAPKKTNAPASLISPSSRLPQLSSAGKPTGGLSSNRNTTPVAGSIKGNASSFSPSRMNSAGSQQTGIGMKSRAPTSPASLKSVTSGVPGNRRKTYNADSYSSRNDAKSGCDVSDYSVAMSCGENKSNGRNSSGQLSKFCHECGTKYPVEWAKFCCECGVKRMCI; this is encoded by the exons ATGAGATCGGCGGATATTGAGTTGTGGGGATGTGTCAAAGCTAACCCTGttgctacagcagcagcagcagcagcagcagaagaagcagaaaagaGAAAAATGGAGGAGTACGaag cTTTTGAAACCTCATCTGATGTGGATCTGTTGCCTTGCAAAATCTGTGGCAGGACTTTTTTCTTAGCAGCACTA aaaaaacaTTTGCCCATTTGCCAAAAAGCTGCTGCTAAGAAAAGGAAGGTGTTTGACTCCAGCAGGCAGAGAGCAGAGGGAACAGATATTCCTGTGATAAAACCACTAAAACCAAAG TTACCCAACTCCCGCTCTGCTAAATCTGATAAA CCAGAACCACCCAAGAAACAATCAAACTGGCGAAGAAAGCATGAGGATTTTATTGCAACTATCCGTGCAGCCAAAGGGCTCACTCAGGTGATGAAAGAGGGGGGGCCACTCCCACCTCCTCCGCCACCATCATATGACCCAG ATTATGTCCAGTGTCCGTTTTGTGAGAGGAGGTTTAGTGAAAGTGCTGCTGATAGGCATATTCAATTCTGTAAAGAAAAGGCTGCACGTATTCCTAACAAAGGCAAGATTTCTGCTGATCCGAAAGGAAAACCGTCTGCAAGACCACAG CTTAAACCTCCAGCTCCAAAGAAGACAAACGCTCCAGCCTCATTGATATCTCCCTCTTCCCGTTTACCACAGCTGTCTTCTGCTGGTAAACCCACTGGAG GTCTATCCTCAAACAGAAACACTACTCCTGTAGCTGGATCAATTAAGGGCAATGCTTCCAGTTTCTCTCCATCTCGTATGAATTCAGCAGGCAGCCAACAGACTGG TATTGGTATGAAGTCTAGAGCGCCTACTTCACCAGCATCTCTGAAGAGTGTAACCTCTGGCGTTCCTGGAAACAGAAGGAAAACCTATAATGCTGACAGCTATAGTTCCAG GAATGATGCCAAAAGTGGATGTGATGTATCAGATTATTCAGTTGCAATGAGCtgtggagaaaacaaaagcaatggCAGAAATTCCTCTGGGCAGCTCTCCAAATTCTGTCATGAATGTGGGACCAAGTACCCAGTAGAATGGGCAAAGTTTTGCTGTGAGTGTGGAGTGAAGAGAATGTGTATTTAA
- the zc2hc1a gene encoding zinc finger C2HC domain-containing protein 1A isoform X3, with translation MRSADIELWGCVKANPVATAAAAAAAEEAEKRKMEEYEAFETSSDVDLLPCKICGRTFFLAALKKHLPICQKAAAKKRKVFDSSRQRAEGTDIPVIKPLKPKLPNSRSAKSDKPEPPKKQSNWRRKHEDFIATIRAAKGLTQVMKEGGPLPPPPPPSYDPDYVQCPFCERRFSESAADRHIQFCKEKAARIPNKGKISADPKGKPSARPQLKPPAPKKTNAPASLISPSSRLPQLSSAGKPTGGLSSNRNTTPVAGSIKGNASSFSPSRMNSAGSQQTGIGMKSRAPTSPASLKSVTSGVPGNRRKTYNADSYSSRGTPQATELVPVDKGQRHT, from the exons ATGAGATCGGCGGATATTGAGTTGTGGGGATGTGTCAAAGCTAACCCTGttgctacagcagcagcagcagcagcagcagaagaagcagaaaagaGAAAAATGGAGGAGTACGaag cTTTTGAAACCTCATCTGATGTGGATCTGTTGCCTTGCAAAATCTGTGGCAGGACTTTTTTCTTAGCAGCACTA aaaaaacaTTTGCCCATTTGCCAAAAAGCTGCTGCTAAGAAAAGGAAGGTGTTTGACTCCAGCAGGCAGAGAGCAGAGGGAACAGATATTCCTGTGATAAAACCACTAAAACCAAAG TTACCCAACTCCCGCTCTGCTAAATCTGATAAA CCAGAACCACCCAAGAAACAATCAAACTGGCGAAGAAAGCATGAGGATTTTATTGCAACTATCCGTGCAGCCAAAGGGCTCACTCAGGTGATGAAAGAGGGGGGGCCACTCCCACCTCCTCCGCCACCATCATATGACCCAG ATTATGTCCAGTGTCCGTTTTGTGAGAGGAGGTTTAGTGAAAGTGCTGCTGATAGGCATATTCAATTCTGTAAAGAAAAGGCTGCACGTATTCCTAACAAAGGCAAGATTTCTGCTGATCCGAAAGGAAAACCGTCTGCAAGACCACAG CTTAAACCTCCAGCTCCAAAGAAGACAAACGCTCCAGCCTCATTGATATCTCCCTCTTCCCGTTTACCACAGCTGTCTTCTGCTGGTAAACCCACTGGAG GTCTATCCTCAAACAGAAACACTACTCCTGTAGCTGGATCAATTAAGGGCAATGCTTCCAGTTTCTCTCCATCTCGTATGAATTCAGCAGGCAGCCAACAGACTGG TATTGGTATGAAGTCTAGAGCGCCTACTTCACCAGCATCTCTGAAGAGTGTAACCTCTGGCGTTCCTGGAAACAGAAGGAAAACCTATAATGCTGACAGCTATAGTTCCAG